A window of Sphingomonas adhaesiva contains these coding sequences:
- a CDS encoding enoyl-CoA hydratase/isomerase family protein has translation MSEHLSVSIDGHVATVVYTRGAANFVSADTVGEIADAFEALDADDSVRALVFATGGKVFCGGADLTGDKPLADENGESETPRLYRNAVRLFSTRKPVVMAVQGSAVGAGLGLALVGDFRVAAPEARFSASFVTLGFHAGFGITHTLPRVVGEQHASLMLLTGRRVKAEDALRYGLADEVVPLDDVRAAAQRLAAEIAANAPLAVEATRATMRAELAEAVRRRTDHERAEQDRLMQTADFREGIKAVGERRAGNFVRG, from the coding sequence ATGAGCGAGCACCTTTCCGTATCGATCGACGGCCATGTCGCCACCGTCGTCTATACCCGCGGCGCCGCCAATTTCGTCAGCGCGGACACGGTGGGCGAGATCGCCGACGCGTTCGAGGCGCTCGACGCCGACGACAGCGTGCGCGCGCTCGTCTTCGCGACCGGCGGCAAGGTGTTCTGCGGCGGCGCGGATCTGACCGGCGACAAACCGCTTGCCGATGAGAACGGCGAGAGCGAAACGCCCAGACTCTATCGCAACGCCGTCCGCCTGTTCTCGACGCGCAAGCCGGTCGTGATGGCGGTGCAGGGATCGGCGGTCGGCGCGGGGCTCGGGCTCGCGCTGGTCGGCGACTTCCGGGTTGCCGCGCCGGAGGCGCGCTTCTCGGCCAGCTTCGTCACGCTCGGCTTCCACGCCGGATTCGGCATCACGCATACGCTGCCCCGCGTCGTGGGCGAGCAGCATGCCTCGCTGATGCTGCTGACCGGGCGGCGCGTGAAGGCGGAGGACGCGCTGCGCTACGGCCTCGCGGACGAGGTCGTTCCGCTGGACGATGTGCGCGCCGCGGCGCAGCGGCTGGCGGCCGAGATCGCCGCCAATGCGCCGCTGGCGGTGGAGGCGACCCGTGCCACGATGCGCGCCGAGCTGGCCGAGGCGGTCCGCCGCCGCACCGACCACGAGCGCGCCGAGCAGGACCGGCTGATGCAGACCGCCGACTTCCGCGAGGGGATCAAGGCCGTCGGCGAGCGCCGCGCGGGGAATTTCGTGCGGGGGTAG
- a CDS encoding acyl-CoA dehydrogenase family protein: protein MNFDLDEDHRMVADLVRRFVDDELIPLEGAVLARDIAGDGLELSAEERERVERVSRELGLWGLDAPENVGGHDLPAVAMVAVNEALGRTIVPFTLPPDSPNLRMMAATVNDRQREAYLAPYVRGETISAIGISEPGAGADPAGMKTTAVRDGDDWILNGRKIWITKAARADFTIVMAVTDKEKGARGGMSAFLVDKDAPGFHVVRPIPMIGGETTYEVALDDCRVPGWKLLGTEGQGFAPMQLRLSTRRSEMAANAIGMAQRAMEMMIDYAPQRTTFGKPLSERQTIQNWIAEAAIGIHAARLMTYDCAWKLDQGRDVRNEVSMIKSYALEMAWTVLDHAMQCFGAMGMTREMPLQQMAARIRLMRIYDGPTEIHNWVVARNLLGTRA, encoded by the coding sequence ATGAACTTCGATCTGGACGAGGACCATCGCATGGTCGCGGACCTGGTCCGCCGCTTCGTCGACGACGAACTGATCCCGCTGGAGGGCGCGGTGCTGGCGCGCGACATCGCCGGCGACGGGCTGGAGCTGTCCGCCGAGGAGCGCGAGCGCGTCGAGCGGGTGTCGCGCGAACTGGGGCTGTGGGGCCTCGACGCGCCGGAGAATGTCGGCGGTCACGATCTCCCCGCGGTCGCGATGGTCGCGGTGAACGAGGCGCTGGGGCGCACGATCGTCCCCTTCACGCTGCCGCCCGACTCCCCGAACCTGCGGATGATGGCCGCCACCGTCAACGACCGCCAGCGCGAGGCGTATCTGGCGCCCTACGTCCGCGGCGAGACGATCAGCGCGATCGGCATTTCGGAACCCGGCGCGGGCGCGGACCCGGCGGGGATGAAGACCACCGCGGTGCGCGACGGCGACGACTGGATCCTCAACGGGCGCAAGATCTGGATCACGAAGGCGGCGCGCGCCGACTTCACGATCGTGATGGCGGTGACCGACAAGGAGAAGGGCGCGCGAGGCGGCATGTCCGCGTTCCTGGTCGACAAGGATGCGCCGGGCTTCCACGTCGTGCGCCCGATCCCGATGATCGGCGGCGAGACGACCTATGAGGTCGCGCTGGACGATTGCCGCGTGCCGGGCTGGAAGCTGCTGGGCACCGAGGGGCAGGGCTTCGCACCGATGCAGCTGCGCCTCAGCACCCGCCGCTCCGAAATGGCGGCGAACGCGATCGGCATGGCGCAGCGCGCGATGGAGATGATGATCGACTACGCCCCACAGCGCACCACCTTCGGCAAGCCTTTGTCGGAGCGGCAGACGATCCAGAACTGGATCGCCGAGGCCGCGATCGGCATCCACGCCGCCCGCCTGATGACCTATGACTGCGCGTGGAAGCTCGACCAGGGGCGCGACGTGCGCAACGAGGTGTCGATGATAAAGTCCTATGCGCTGGAAATGGCGTGGACGGTGCTGGACCATGCGATGCAATGCTTCGGCGCGATGGGCATGACGCGCGAGATGCCGCTGCAGCAGATGGCCGCGCGCATCCGCCTGATGCGCATCTACGACGGCCCGACCGAGATCCACAATTGGGTCGTGGCCCGCAACCTGCTGGGGACGAGAGCATGA